The following proteins are encoded in a genomic region of Candidatus Manganitrophaceae bacterium:
- the tviB gene encoding Vi polysaccharide biosynthesis UDP-N-acetylglucosamine C-6 dehydrogenase TviB, which produces MTEIKLEDQIKIAIIGLGYVGLPLAVEFGKKFNTVGFDIHAKRVDSLRKGQDSTLEVSEEALHAAKKLTYTTDRQGIKECNFFIVTVPTPIDAHKRPDLTPVVKATESIGAVLKKGDIVVYESTVYPGVTEEICVPILEEKSGLKFNHDFFAGYSPERINPGDKEHTVTKILKVVSGSTPETLNTIDAVYRSIIVAGTHRAESIRVAEAAKVIENTQRDVNIALINELALLFNRLGIDTEAVLRAAGTKWNFLKFSPGLVGGHCIGVDPYYLTHKAQEVGYHPEVILAGRRINDGMGSHVAGQVIKLMTKKGIPVLGSNILILGLTFKENCPDIRNTRVVDIIQELKQYNADVHIYDPWADVQEVEHEYGLKMDETLYEKYYDAIILAVSHQQFRKWTADDLGRYAKERRVIYDVKHMWDRTWVDGRL; this is translated from the coding sequence ATGACAGAGATTAAATTAGAAGATCAAATCAAAATCGCAATCATTGGATTGGGATATGTCGGCCTTCCACTTGCGGTTGAATTCGGAAAAAAATTTAACACGGTTGGATTTGATATTCATGCGAAACGCGTTGACTCGCTCCGAAAGGGGCAAGACAGCACACTAGAGGTCTCGGAAGAGGCGCTTCACGCTGCGAAAAAGCTCACCTACACGACCGACCGCCAAGGAATTAAGGAGTGCAATTTTTTCATCGTCACCGTCCCAACACCGATCGATGCACACAAACGCCCCGATCTCACCCCGGTTGTCAAAGCTACCGAGAGTATCGGAGCGGTCTTAAAAAAAGGGGATATCGTCGTCTACGAATCGACGGTTTATCCCGGAGTGACGGAAGAAATCTGTGTGCCTATTTTAGAAGAAAAATCCGGTTTAAAATTTAATCACGACTTCTTTGCCGGCTATTCTCCGGAGCGGATTAATCCAGGAGACAAAGAACATACCGTCACGAAGATCCTGAAGGTCGTTTCCGGTTCGACACCAGAGACCTTGAATACGATTGATGCCGTCTACCGATCGATCATCGTCGCCGGCACCCACCGCGCGGAATCGATCCGGGTCGCCGAGGCGGCGAAGGTGATTGAGAACACGCAGCGGGATGTGAATATTGCCTTGATCAACGAACTGGCGCTTCTCTTCAACCGCCTGGGGATCGATACAGAAGCAGTATTGAGGGCCGCCGGCACGAAATGGAATTTTCTCAAATTCTCTCCCGGTCTGGTCGGAGGGCATTGTATCGGTGTCGATCCCTATTATCTGACCCACAAGGCGCAGGAGGTCGGCTATCATCCGGAGGTGATCTTGGCCGGAAGGCGGATCAACGACGGGATGGGGAGTCATGTCGCAGGACAGGTTATAAAATTAATGACCAAAAAAGGAATTCCGGTACTCGGAAGCAACATCCTGATCCTCGGCCTCACCTTTAAGGAGAATTGTCCCGATATCCGGAATACCCGGGTGGTCGATATCATCCAAGAATTAAAGCAGTACAATGCAGATGTTCATATTTATGACCCCTGGGCCGACGTTCAGGAAGTAGAGCATGAATATGGCCTCAAAATGGATGAGACCCTCTACGAGAAGTATTATGATGCGATTATCCTGGCGGTCTCTCACCAGCAATTTAGGAAGTGGACGGCCGACGATCTCGGCCGATATGCCAAGGAGCGCCGCGTAATCTATGACGTGAAACATATGTGGGATCGGACCTGGGTCGATGGAAGATTATAA
- a CDS encoding M3 family oligoendopeptidase has translation MVFAGLRTVTNLKERGEALTKTSLPTWNLSDLYQKIDDPKIDADLRNALQQAEQFEEKNRGKVLSGEVGPMGLLEALRDLESIREQIDRVSSYAHLIFAADTLNPKHGALLQRVQERFTEIQQHLLFFELEWSAIPKEHAKEWIEAPELTQYRHFLESIRKWAPYRLSEAEEKVLEEKANTGSRAFQRLFDETLNQIQFSVDLNGERQSLTEQEALALLYDSKREVRRAAAQGLTKGLQGNAPLLTFIFNQIVADHAIDDRLRRFSDPMASRNLSNEIDPAAVDALLASCESEYALVARYYRLKKRQLGLDTLYDYDRYAPLTSVSEAVSFEEAQARVLSSFNDFSPQAAEIASRFFEGHWIDAAVRPGKRGGAFSSGTVPSVHPYVFVNYLGTPRDVMTLAHELGHGIHQWLSRRQNYFNFDTPLTTAETASVFAEMLVFHRLQNEEKDPKKRLALLMEKLEESFATVFRQVVLCRFEQKAHAARRSEGELSPDRINALWMEENRVMFGDSVVLTDDYQWWWSYISHFIHSPFYTYAYAFGHLLVLALYEKYLEDKRSFVPKYLDLLSAGGSDRPDRLILEKMGLDITQRDFWQGGLRFLRRMVEDAEQLAADSSSGPVGPALSK, from the coding sequence ATGGTGTTCGCAGGATTGAGAACCGTAACGAATCTAAAAGAAAGGGGAGAGGCGTTGACAAAGACTTCGTTGCCAACCTGGAATTTAAGTGATCTGTATCAGAAGATCGACGATCCGAAGATTGATGCTGACCTCCGCAACGCACTCCAGCAGGCCGAGCAATTCGAGGAGAAAAACCGAGGCAAAGTTCTCTCGGGGGAGGTCGGTCCGATGGGTCTCCTTGAAGCGCTGCGTGACTTGGAGTCGATCCGTGAGCAGATCGACCGGGTCTCCTCCTACGCGCATCTCATTTTTGCAGCCGACACACTCAATCCCAAACATGGCGCCCTGCTTCAACGGGTTCAGGAGCGTTTCACCGAGATCCAGCAACACCTTCTCTTTTTCGAGCTCGAGTGGTCAGCAATACCGAAGGAGCATGCAAAGGAGTGGATAGAGGCACCTGAACTGACGCAATATCGACATTTTCTTGAGTCCATCCGGAAATGGGCTCCCTATCGGCTCTCCGAAGCGGAAGAGAAGGTTCTGGAGGAGAAGGCCAATACCGGTTCGCGCGCCTTCCAGCGTCTCTTTGATGAAACTTTGAATCAAATCCAGTTTTCTGTCGATTTAAATGGAGAGCGGCAATCCCTTACTGAGCAGGAAGCCTTGGCCCTCCTTTATGATTCAAAGCGGGAAGTCCGCCGGGCGGCGGCACAGGGGCTGACGAAAGGCCTTCAAGGGAATGCGCCGCTTCTGACGTTCATCTTCAACCAAATTGTCGCCGATCATGCCATCGACGATCGGCTTCGTCGATTTTCAGATCCAATGGCATCGCGGAACCTTTCGAACGAGATCGATCCCGCTGCAGTGGATGCACTTCTCGCCTCCTGTGAATCCGAGTATGCTTTGGTGGCGCGCTACTATCGTCTAAAGAAGCGACAGCTGGGGTTGGACACCCTTTATGATTATGACCGATATGCTCCATTAACCTCGGTTTCCGAGGCGGTTTCTTTTGAGGAGGCCCAAGCGCGCGTTCTCTCTTCATTCAACGATTTCTCCCCGCAGGCGGCGGAGATCGCCTCACGCTTCTTTGAGGGCCATTGGATCGATGCCGCCGTCCGCCCCGGCAAGCGAGGCGGGGCATTCAGTTCGGGGACCGTTCCAAGCGTGCATCCCTATGTCTTTGTCAATTATCTCGGCACACCCCGCGATGTGATGACCCTGGCGCATGAGTTGGGCCATGGCATCCACCAATGGCTCTCGCGACGGCAGAACTATTTCAACTTTGATACCCCCCTTACCACGGCGGAAACCGCCAGTGTCTTTGCCGAAATGCTTGTTTTTCATCGGCTCCAAAATGAAGAGAAGGATCCGAAAAAACGGCTGGCGCTTTTGATGGAAAAGCTCGAAGAGAGTTTTGCCACCGTCTTTCGGCAGGTTGTCCTCTGTCGCTTTGAGCAAAAGGCGCATGCAGCGAGACGAAGCGAAGGAGAGTTAAGTCCAGACAGAATCAATGCGCTTTGGATGGAAGAGAACCGAGTGATGTTTGGTGATTCAGTCGTTCTGACCGATGATTACCAATGGTGGTGGAGCTATATTTCCCATTTTATCCACTCTCCGTTTTATACTTATGCCTATGCCTTCGGGCATCTTCTGGTCTTGGCGCTTTATGAGAAGTATCTGGAGGACAAGCGGTCCTTTGTCCCAAAATATCTGGATCTTCTGTCGGCCGGCGGATCGGATCGCCCCGACCGACTGATTTTGGAAAAGATGGGGCTCGACATTACACAGCGCGATTTTTGGCAGGGAGGGCTGCGCTTTCTCAGACGGATGGTGGAAGATGCGGAGCAGCTCGCCGCAGATAGCTCTTCCGGTCCGGTCGGCCCGGCTCTCAGCAAATGA
- a CDS encoding VCBS repeat-containing protein, with protein sequence MKILFSISDRPTGRISFTQILLFTLGIGLFSIIAACGGGGGGNENGPGPTPNPIIAAIEVSPASVTIAKNSSQQFSAVARDSSGNALSGVTFTWSSDTPTIVSIDANGLASGLAEGSATITATSGGLSKTATIQVTFRLFLSPTSYPVGPSPASISSGDFNDDGIVDLVSTNTDDNTISLLKGTGGGLFSVTQSYSVGIFPQSLTTGRFDPGTFDDLAVANFGDPSHDSSISMFLGIDSGIGSTTEVSLSTNGPIAIVTADFNNDGKQDLATLNLSTVDLSLIFGNGDGTFQSPLPVPFSGNGPIALLAVDLNNDTWMDLVVVFGSDNQIAILLNDGSGGFPSQQFFSTTGTNGVAGPNAIVSGDWNGDGNLDLAVVNSDSSQLILFFGDGIGGLSAQPVIIALGGRPEFAATGDFNHDGKPDIAVSNSANKTVSILLNLGGGLFSDPIQHPTGNRPLGVVARDLNGDGRDDLAVTNAGDNTISVFLQTNPD encoded by the coding sequence ATGAAAATCCTTTTCAGCATATCGGACCGACCAACCGGCAGGATCTCATTTACTCAAATTCTGCTTTTTACCTTAGGAATAGGTCTCTTCTCAATTATCGCTGCCTGTGGCGGCGGAGGTGGTGGAAATGAGAATGGGCCGGGGCCTACACCGAATCCTATCATTGCAGCGATCGAGGTCTCCCCCGCTTCCGTGACCATCGCAAAAAATAGCTCTCAACAATTCAGTGCGGTCGCCCGGGATTCCAGTGGAAATGCTCTCTCTGGCGTTACCTTCACCTGGTCCTCCGATACTCCAACTATAGTAAGTATCGACGCCAATGGGCTCGCATCGGGATTGGCAGAAGGATCGGCAACCATTACCGCCACCTCCGGCGGGCTCTCAAAAACCGCAACCATCCAGGTCACCTTCCGCCTCTTCTTAAGTCCGACCAGTTATCCAGTGGGGCCGTCACCTGCTTCGATCTCTTCTGGTGATTTTAATGATGATGGTATCGTTGACTTAGTTAGTACTAATACGGACGATAATACTATTTCACTCCTAAAAGGAACGGGAGGCGGTCTATTTTCTGTGACGCAGTCTTATTCAGTTGGCATCTTTCCGCAATCACTTACTACGGGTCGATTCGACCCCGGAACGTTTGACGATTTGGCAGTCGCTAATTTTGGAGATCCCTCGCACGATTCATCGATCTCCATGTTTCTGGGCATTGACAGTGGAATCGGCTCCACGACAGAAGTCTCCTTGTCGACCAATGGTCCCATTGCCATCGTTACTGCCGATTTTAATAATGACGGCAAACAAGACCTTGCCACTCTTAATCTTTCGACAGTTGACCTTTCCCTTATTTTTGGAAACGGAGATGGAACCTTCCAATCTCCTCTGCCTGTACCGTTCAGCGGGAATGGACCGATCGCACTACTTGCCGTTGATTTAAACAATGATACCTGGATGGATCTGGTTGTCGTTTTTGGATCCGATAATCAGATCGCGATTTTACTCAATGATGGCAGCGGCGGCTTCCCTTCCCAACAATTCTTCTCTACTACGGGCACTAACGGGGTGGCCGGTCCTAATGCGATTGTGTCTGGAGACTGGAATGGGGACGGAAATCTCGACCTTGCCGTCGTCAATAGCGACTCGTCCCAATTAATTCTGTTTTTTGGAGATGGTATTGGGGGACTTTCAGCCCAACCAGTGATAATCGCTTTGGGAGGACGCCCCGAATTTGCCGCGACAGGAGATTTTAACCACGATGGAAAACCTGATATTGCAGTGTCAAACAGCGCTAACAAGACTGTTTCCATTTTACTAAACCTCGGGGGCGGTCTATTTTCGGATCCAATCCAACATCCAACCGGCAACCGTCCTCTGGGAGTTGTGGCCAGAGATTTAAATGGCGACGGCCGAGATGACCTTGCCGTGACCAATGCAGGCGACAACACCATTTCCGTTTTCCTTCAGACAAACCCCGATTAA